In a genomic window of bacterium:
- a CDS encoding 3-oxoacyl-ACP reductase family protein, protein MLNSRYALAGKIALVTGGSRSIGRAIAIGLGRAGAHVAVNYRNAAADALSAVAEIEAAGVRALAVQADVSDARAVVQMLDQVERALGPVDILVNNAGVLRRTPFLEIPVDEWEWIMHTNLRGAFLVGQAAARRMVARGEKGCIVNVSSTSARFATPNLAHYEASKGGITMLTRAMAFELAAHGIRVNEVNPGLIETDINRKDVQNAEWLAGRLRGIPLGRVGTPEDVAGAVLFLASQDAGLITGASVAIDGGSTIT, encoded by the coding sequence ATGCTGAACAGCCGTTACGCGCTCGCCGGGAAGATCGCGCTCGTGACCGGAGGCAGTCGCAGCATCGGACGGGCGATCGCGATCGGGCTCGGCCGGGCCGGCGCCCACGTGGCGGTGAACTACCGCAACGCCGCGGCCGACGCCCTCAGCGCGGTCGCCGAGATCGAGGCGGCAGGCGTGCGGGCGCTGGCCGTGCAGGCCGACGTCTCGGACGCGCGCGCGGTCGTGCAGATGCTCGATCAGGTCGAGCGCGCGCTCGGTCCCGTCGACATCCTCGTGAACAACGCCGGCGTGCTGCGGCGGACGCCGTTTCTCGAGATCCCCGTGGACGAGTGGGAATGGATCATGCACACCAACCTGCGTGGCGCTTTCCTCGTCGGCCAGGCCGCGGCCCGGCGTATGGTGGCACGCGGGGAGAAGGGCTGCATCGTGAACGTCTCGTCCACGAGTGCGCGCTTTGCGACGCCAAACCTGGCGCACTACGAGGCGAGCAAGGGCGGGATCACGATGCTGACGCGGGCGATGGCGTTCGAGCTGGCCGCCCACGGCATCCGCGTCAACGAGGTCAATCCCGGTCTGATCGAGACCGACATCAACCGCAAGGACGTGCAGAACGCCGAGTGGCTGGCGGGACGGCTGCGCGGGATCCCGCTCGGGCGCGTCGGCACCCCCGAGGACGTGGCCGGCGCGGTCTTGTTCCTGGCCTCGCAGGACGCGGGCCTGATCACGGGCGCCAGCGTGGCGATCGACGGCGGGTCCACCATCACCTGA
- a CDS encoding 3-hydroxybutyrate dehydrogenase, with translation MLDGRAAVVTGAASGLGLAIATALAAEGASVCVADLNEPAGRAAVDGLTREGRRAVFAQANVADAASARQMVDAAVEAFGRLDVLVNNAGLQHIAPIVDFPEERWTYLLSVLLTGTFLCTKYALPHMIRGKWGRVINVASAHGLVASPFKAAYVSAKHGVVGFTKVAAWEVAAHGITVNAICPGYVRTPLVERQIADQARVHGIPESEVVARIMLEPQAVKRLLEPSEIGALALYLCSDAAAVVTGTALSIDGGWTAR, from the coding sequence ATGCTGGATGGCAGGGCGGCCGTGGTGACGGGGGCCGCATCGGGGCTGGGGCTGGCGATCGCGACCGCGCTTGCGGCCGAGGGCGCGTCCGTGTGCGTGGCCGACCTGAACGAACCCGCAGGCCGCGCGGCGGTCGACGGCCTCACGCGCGAGGGCCGACGGGCCGTGTTCGCGCAGGCGAACGTCGCCGATGCCGCCTCCGCACGGCAGATGGTCGATGCCGCGGTGGAGGCGTTCGGACGGCTCGACGTGCTCGTGAACAACGCGGGACTCCAGCACATCGCCCCGATCGTCGACTTCCCGGAAGAACGCTGGACCTACTTGCTCTCCGTGCTGTTGACCGGCACGTTTCTGTGCACGAAGTACGCGCTGCCGCACATGATCCGCGGGAAATGGGGACGCGTGATCAATGTGGCATCCGCGCACGGTCTCGTCGCGTCGCCGTTCAAGGCGGCGTACGTCTCGGCAAAGCACGGGGTCGTGGGCTTCACGAAGGTGGCGGCGTGGGAGGTGGCCGCGCACGGGATCACCGTCAATGCGATCTGCCCAGGCTACGTCCGGACGCCCCTGGTGGAGCGCCAGATCGCCGACCAGGCGCGGGTGCACGGCATTCCGGAGTCCGAGGTGGTCGCGCGAATCATGCTCGAGCCCCAGGCGGTCAAGCGTCTGCTGGAGCCGTCGGAGATCGGGGCGCTGGCGCTCTACTTGTGTTCCGACGCCGCGGCCGTAGTGACGGGCACGGCGCTGTCGATCGACGGAGGGTGGACCGCCAGGTAG
- a CDS encoding helix-turn-helix domain-containing protein, translating into MSPRAYSMEKRGAAAAETRRRILEAARRVLAEALDPALGMDSIARRAGLSRLTVYYHFRSRPALLEALYDYLAMRGNMHRRAAEALRERDPSAVLAGFVRALVDFWASDPGVIRRLHAMAALDAEIATGLQARETRRRRVAREILQRMAAGKKRTLGPRRHRLAADVVCALASFETYDALARARHGREEIIEMITRLARYAVAKGS; encoded by the coding sequence ATGTCTCCTCGTGCGTACAGCATGGAGAAACGTGGAGCCGCCGCGGCGGAAACACGCCGCCGCATTCTCGAGGCCGCCCGCCGTGTTCTTGCCGAGGCCCTGGACCCCGCACTCGGCATGGATTCGATCGCCCGCCGCGCCGGCCTCTCCCGGCTCACCGTCTATTACCATTTCCGCTCGCGCCCTGCTCTGCTAGAAGCCTTGTATGATTACCTCGCAATGAGAGGCAACATGCACCGCCGCGCGGCAGAGGCGCTCCGAGAACGCGACCCATCGGCCGTTCTCGCCGGGTTCGTCCGCGCATTGGTCGATTTCTGGGCATCGGATCCCGGTGTGATCCGCCGGCTCCACGCGATGGCGGCGCTCGATGCGGAGATTGCCACGGGCCTTCAGGCCCGTGAAACACGCCGCCGACGCGTGGCTCGCGAAATTCTCCAGCGCATGGCGGCGGGGAAGAAGCGAACGCTGGGGCCGCGGAGACACCGGCTGGCCGCGGATGTGGTCTGCGCCCTGGCGAGCTTCGAGACGTATGACGCTCTGGCCAGGGCGCGGCACGGCCGGGAAGAAATCATCGAGATGATCACTCGCCTCGCACGGTATGCGGTGGCGAAGGGAAGCTAG